The Neovison vison isolate M4711 chromosome 13, ASM_NN_V1, whole genome shotgun sequence genome includes a region encoding these proteins:
- the TMEM251 gene encoding transmembrane protein 251 isoform X1 gives MVAFSEMPKPPEYSELSDSLTLAVGTGRFSGPLHRAWRMMNFRQRMGWIGVGLYLLASAGAFYYVFEINETYNRLALEHIQQHPEEPLEGTTWTHSLKARLLSLPFWFWTVIFLIPYLQMFLFLYSCTRADPKTVGYCIIPICLAVICNRHQAFVKASNQISRLQLIDT, from the exons ATGGTGGCTTTCTCTGAAATGCCAAAACCACCCGAATATTCAGAACTGAGTGACTCTTTAACGCTTGCCGTGGGAACAGGAAGATTTTCGGGACCACT gcACAGAGCATGGAGAATGATGAACTTCCGTCAGAGGATGGGATGGATTGGAGTGGGATTGTATTTGTTAGCAAGTGCAGGAGCGTTTTACTATGTTTTTGAAATCAATGAGACTTACAACAGGCTGGCCTTGGAACACATTCAGCAGCACCCAGAAGAGCCCCTTGAAGGAACCACATGGACACACTCCTTGAAAGCTCGGTTACTCTCCCTGCCTTTTTGGTTTTGGACAGTTATTTTTCTGATACCTTATTTACAGatgtttttgttcctttattcTTGTACAAGAGCTGACCCCAAAACGGTGGGCTACTGCATTATCCCCATATGCTTGGCAGTCATTTGCAATCGCCACCAGGCATTTGTCAAGGCTTCTAATCAGATCAGCAGACTACAACTGATTGATACGTAG
- the TMEM251 gene encoding transmembrane protein 251 isoform X2, with product MMNFRQRMGWIGVGLYLLASAGAFYYVFEINETYNRLALEHIQQHPEEPLEGTTWTHSLKARLLSLPFWFWTVIFLIPYLQMFLFLYSCTRADPKTVGYCIIPICLAVICNRHQAFVKASNQISRLQLIDT from the coding sequence ATGATGAACTTCCGTCAGAGGATGGGATGGATTGGAGTGGGATTGTATTTGTTAGCAAGTGCAGGAGCGTTTTACTATGTTTTTGAAATCAATGAGACTTACAACAGGCTGGCCTTGGAACACATTCAGCAGCACCCAGAAGAGCCCCTTGAAGGAACCACATGGACACACTCCTTGAAAGCTCGGTTACTCTCCCTGCCTTTTTGGTTTTGGACAGTTATTTTTCTGATACCTTATTTACAGatgtttttgttcctttattcTTGTACAAGAGCTGACCCCAAAACGGTGGGCTACTGCATTATCCCCATATGCTTGGCAGTCATTTGCAATCGCCACCAGGCATTTGTCAAGGCTTCTAATCAGATCAGCAGACTACAACTGATTGATACGTAG